The proteins below come from a single Streptomyces sp. M92 genomic window:
- a CDS encoding amino acid permease: MSNSTTTEAPPRSHDDASLSHGLKQRHLSMIALGGVIGAGLFVGSGAGIAAAGPSIVVAYTLSGLLVMLVMRMLGEMSAAYPSSGSFSAHAERAIGPWAGFTAGWAFWVLLCTAVGLEGIGAAAIVHGWLPGTPEWVWVALFMVVFCGTNLAAVKNFGEFEFWFAALKVGAITLFLVLGVLAIAGVLPGTDSPGTSHLGDFLPNGGNGLIIGLLASVFAYGGLETVTIAAAESENPVKGVASAVRTAMWRIALFYIGSMAVIVTLVPWDSPEVVEKGPYVAALDELGIPGAGELMNVVVLVALLSAMNANIYGASRIGYSLVERGQGPKALGRVSGGVPRVAVLVSSLFGFGCVLLSYWRPDDVFAWLLNMIGAVILVVWIFIAVSQLRLRRRLEREAPEKLVVRMWAYPWLTWVALAAMAAVFVLMAREPDTRVQLYSTGGMTLVLAATGYAWQRRRARG; the protein is encoded by the coding sequence ATGTCCAACAGCACCACCACCGAGGCGCCGCCCCGGTCGCACGACGACGCCTCCCTCTCCCACGGCCTCAAGCAGCGCCACCTGTCGATGATCGCCCTCGGCGGCGTGATCGGCGCCGGGCTGTTCGTCGGCTCCGGGGCCGGCATCGCCGCCGCCGGGCCCTCGATCGTCGTCGCCTACACCCTCTCCGGCCTCCTCGTGATGCTGGTGATGCGGATGCTCGGCGAGATGTCGGCCGCGTACCCGTCGTCCGGTTCCTTCTCGGCGCACGCCGAGCGGGCGATCGGGCCCTGGGCCGGCTTCACCGCGGGGTGGGCGTTCTGGGTGCTGCTGTGCACCGCCGTCGGTCTGGAGGGCATCGGCGCGGCGGCGATCGTCCACGGCTGGCTGCCGGGCACGCCCGAGTGGGTGTGGGTGGCGCTGTTCATGGTGGTGTTCTGCGGGACGAACCTGGCCGCCGTGAAGAACTTCGGCGAGTTCGAGTTCTGGTTCGCCGCCCTCAAGGTCGGCGCGATCACCCTGTTCCTGGTGCTGGGCGTGCTGGCGATCGCCGGTGTCCTGCCCGGCACCGACTCCCCCGGCACCTCCCACCTGGGCGACTTCCTGCCCAACGGCGGCAACGGCCTGATCATCGGCCTGCTCGCCTCGGTCTTCGCCTACGGCGGCCTGGAGACGGTGACGATCGCGGCGGCCGAGTCGGAGAACCCGGTCAAGGGCGTGGCGAGCGCCGTACGGACGGCGATGTGGCGGATCGCGCTGTTCTACATCGGCTCCATGGCGGTCATCGTGACCCTGGTCCCCTGGGACTCCCCGGAGGTCGTCGAGAAGGGCCCGTACGTCGCCGCCCTCGACGAGCTGGGCATCCCCGGCGCCGGTGAACTGATGAACGTCGTCGTGCTGGTCGCGCTGCTGAGCGCGATGAACGCCAACATCTACGGCGCCTCCCGCATCGGCTACTCGCTGGTCGAGCGCGGTCAGGGCCCGAAGGCGCTGGGCCGGGTGTCGGGCGGGGTGCCGCGGGTCGCGGTGCTGGTCTCGTCCCTCTTCGGCTTCGGCTGTGTGCTGCTCAGCTACTGGCGGCCGGACGACGTCTTCGCCTGGCTGCTGAACATGATCGGCGCGGTCATCCTGGTCGTCTGGATCTTCATCGCCGTCTCCCAGCTGCGGCTGCGGCGCCGTCTGGAGCGGGAGGCACCCGAGAAGCTGGTGGTGCGCATGTGGGCGTACCCGTGGCTGACGTGGGTGGCGCTGGCGGCCATGGCGGCGGTGTTCGTGCTGATGGCCCGCGAGCCCGACACCCGCGTGCAGCTGTACTCGACGGGCGGCATGACGCTGGTCCTGGCGGCCACCGGCTACGCCTGGCAGCGGCGCCGGGCGCGCGGTTAG